A genomic segment from Flavobacterium inviolabile encodes:
- a CDS encoding glycosyltransferase produces MNVNPKISALAIILNEEDNIRDYLHNMSFADEIIVVDSYSSDKTLSIIAEDFPHVKVVQREFDDFSSQRNFAIGLASNDWITFFDADERVTENGIREIKSIVASGTEEVAFWVKRTFYYSEKPMFYGGQNQDKAIRLFKKSKCKYSDKLVHEQLISNGKTGILKEIIHHYSFKNKENFLGKRLQYSRLRAQELFLRDKKPNAFHFYIKPAFRFFKHYIIEFGFLNGAQGISLAKIMSQHVYMRYVYLQQLHEKLSAPSGGKLAIGYEAKRVFHNRTGLGNYSRDLVRILSHFYPENSYFLYNPKPAGKKLFTTEAENISEKLPTGWFNRKFYNIWRQFTIVSDLKKDGIRIFHGLSGELPSGLKKAGIKSTVTIHDLIFMRYPEFYSYFDRKIHFYKFKKAAKNADRVIAISEQTKEDIIRFLSVPASKIDVIYQGCQDVFKESFTETEKQAVAEKFHLPKQFVLNVGTVEARKNVLIAVKAIKNIDTHLVIIGGETAYTKEVKKYIETHQLQEKVIFLKGLSSKELAITYQLATIFIYPSLFEGFGIPIVEALYSRTPVITTNSGVFPEAGGPDSIYADPTDSAEIASKIELLLNDAELRKEITEKGYMFVQKFNDSVIADKIITLYNSL; encoded by the coding sequence ATGAATGTTAACCCAAAAATATCGGCGTTAGCCATAATTTTAAATGAAGAAGACAATATTCGGGATTACCTCCACAATATGTCTTTTGCAGATGAAATAATTGTAGTTGACTCCTACAGCAGCGATAAAACCTTAAGCATAATTGCCGAAGATTTTCCGCATGTTAAGGTCGTACAGCGCGAATTCGATGATTTTTCAAGTCAGCGTAATTTTGCTATCGGCTTAGCTTCAAACGACTGGATTACCTTTTTTGATGCCGATGAACGCGTTACCGAAAACGGAATCCGGGAAATTAAATCTATCGTTGCTTCCGGTACGGAAGAAGTTGCCTTTTGGGTAAAAAGAACGTTTTATTATTCTGAAAAGCCCATGTTTTACGGCGGTCAGAATCAGGATAAAGCCATTCGTTTATTTAAAAAATCAAAGTGTAAATATTCCGATAAATTAGTGCACGAGCAACTGATTTCAAACGGAAAAACCGGTATTTTAAAAGAGATCATCCATCATTATTCTTTTAAAAATAAAGAAAACTTTTTAGGAAAGCGGCTGCAATACTCCAGGCTGAGAGCGCAGGAGCTTTTCCTGAGAGATAAAAAACCGAATGCTTTCCATTTTTATATCAAACCGGCTTTTCGTTTTTTTAAACATTATATAATCGAGTTTGGTTTTTTAAATGGAGCCCAGGGAATATCTTTGGCAAAAATAATGTCACAGCACGTTTATATGCGCTATGTTTATTTACAGCAACTGCACGAGAAACTGTCGGCTCCGTCCGGCGGAAAGCTTGCTATCGGATATGAAGCCAAACGTGTTTTTCACAACCGGACAGGTTTAGGAAACTACAGCCGGGATTTGGTGCGTATTCTGAGTCATTTTTACCCGGAAAACAGCTATTTCCTTTACAACCCGAAACCCGCCGGAAAAAAGCTTTTCACTACAGAAGCCGAGAATATTTCCGAAAAATTGCCGACAGGCTGGTTCAACCGCAAATTTTATAATATCTGGCGGCAGTTTACCATTGTTTCCGATCTGAAAAAAGACGGGATCAGAATATTTCACGGACTGTCCGGCGAATTACCATCCGGCCTCAAAAAAGCGGGTATTAAAAGTACGGTGACCATTCATGATTTAATTTTCATGCGTTATCCGGAGTTTTACTCCTACTTTGACCGGAAAATACATTTTTATAAGTTCAAAAAGGCGGCTAAAAATGCCGACAGAGTAATTGCCATCAGTGAGCAGACAAAGGAGGATATTATCCGTTTCCTGTCTGTCCCGGCATCCAAAATAGACGTTATCTATCAGGGCTGCCAGGATGTCTTTAAAGAAAGCTTTACCGAAACGGAAAAACAGGCTGTAGCGGAGAAATTCCATTTACCCAAACAGTTTGTGCTGAATGTCGGTACAGTGGAAGCCCGGAAAAATGTCCTTATCGCTGTAAAAGCCATTAAAAATATCGACACGCATCTGGTTATTATCGGCGGTGAAACGGCTTATACCAAAGAAGTCAAAAAATATATCGAAACACATCAGCTCCAGGAAAAAGTTATTTTCCTGAAAGGGTTAAGCAGCAAAGAATTAGCTATTACTTACCAGCTGGCTACCATTTTTATTTACCCGTCCCTATTTGAAGGCTTCGGAATCCCGATTGTAGAGGCTTTATATTCCAGAACACCTGTTATTACTACTAATTCCGGTGTTTTCCCGGAAGCAGGTGGCCCTGACAGTATTTATGCTGATCCGACAGATAGTGCCGAAATAGCCTCAAAAATAGAATTACTTTTAAATGATGCCGAATTAAGAAAAGAGATAACGGAAAAAGGTTATATGTTTGTACAGAAATTTAACGATTCCGTGATTGCTGATAAAATAATAACGTTGTATAATTCTCTTTAA